The genome window GCGCGTCCTTCGCCGCGTGCGGGTACTCGACGGCCTTGTTGATGTCCTTGATCGTGATGAGACCGCGCAGCCGGCCGTCGTCGTCGACGACCAGCAGCTTCTCGACCTTGTGCCGCCTCAGCACCTCCCTGGCCTCCACCAGGGTCGTGCCCACCGGCACGGTGATCAGCCCCTCCGAGGTCATGAGCTCGGTGACGTTGCGGCCCATGTCGTCCTCGAAGCGCAGGTCGCGGTTCGTGAGTATGCCGGCGAGGCGGCCGTCCTCCTCGACGATCGGCACGCCGCTGATGCGGTACTCGCGCATCAGGCGGTGGGCGTCGCCGACCGTCGCGCCCTTGCCCAGGGTGATCGGGTCGACGATCATCCCCGACTCCGAGCGCTTGACCTTGCGCACCATCTCGGCCTGGGCCTCCACCGGCATCTTCTTGTGGATCACGCCGATGCCGCCGTTGCGGGCCATGGCGATCGCCATGCTCGTCTCGGTGACGGTGTCCATGGCGGCGGAGACGAGCGGCACGTTGAGGCGCACGCCCGGGGTGAAGCGCGTGCCGAGGTCGACGTCGCGCGGCAGGACCGCGCTGCGGGCCGGCACCAGCAGCACGTCGTCGAAGGTCAGCGCCGTGCCCACGAGCTTCGCCTGGGCCGAGCGGGCCCTCGCTACCGTCTCAGTCATGAACCCTCCTCAGGCCGCCCTCGCCAGGCTGGCTAGCCACCTGTCCGGCATGCGCACGGCGCGCCCGCTCCTGTCGGTCGGCACGTGCTCGGTCCTGCCCGTGGCGACGAGCTCGCCGCCCGGGAGCCTATGGAGCCTGTAGTCGAAGGCCACGCGCCGGCTGCGCGCGTCGACCATGGTGGACACCACCGCCACCTCGTCGTCGAAGCGGACGGCGCTGCGGTAGACGACCTCGAGCCGCGACACGGCGAGCGAGAGGCCCGACGCCTCCATCTCGCGGTAGGAGAGGCCGCGCTCGCGCATCCACTCGACGCGCCCGGCCTCGAACCAGACGGGGTAGACCGAGTGGTGGACGACGCCCATCTGGTCGCTCTCGGCGAAGCGCGCGCGCACCACGGTGACGGTGTCCCGCGGGCCGGTCCTCAGCGCTGCCGCCTCGTCGGTTGGGGGGTTCGTCGTCGTCACGCGCCTCGCACCGTTCCTCGGGAGAGCATAGCGCCGCCGGGGCGCCCGCTGGGGCCGATGGTAGACTCCGCGAGGGAGCGAGCCGTGAGCAGCCGCAAGCCGCGCTCGATCGGCGCGGAGTTCCAGTCCCAGACCAAGTTCCGGCGCGGCCAGCTCCCCGCGGCGCGCGGCCGCGTCGCGCCCGCGTTCAAGGTCTACGCCAACCCCAAGGAGATCGCCAAGCTGCCGCAGCCGCACCTCAAGGGCGGCACCGGCGTGTGGACCGCGATGTCCTCGGCCCGCGGCGAGGCCGAGGGCGGACGCATCAAGGACGCGCAGCTCTCGCAGCTCCTGTGGGCGGCGGCCGGCTTCACGATGGGCGGCGAGCGCGTGCCGGCCAGCGCTCAGGGCGTCTCGTCGGTCGAGGTCTACGTCCTCGCGCTCCAGGTGCGCAACCTGCTCGCCGGCGTCTACCACTACGACCCGCGCGAGCACAGCCTGGCGCACCTCAGCGTCGGGGACCCGCTGCCGGCGCTGGCGGAGGCGCTCCTCACCGACGTCGACCTGACGGCGCAGGCGGCGCTGCTCTGCTTCACCGGCGTCCCTGACAGGCACCGGGCGGCCGACGGCGGGCGCAGCTACCGCTACCTCTACCTGGACGCCGGCGCGGCGGCGCAGAGCGTCGCGCTCGCCGCCGGCGCCATGGGCCTGGCCACGCGTCTGCTGACGGACTTCTACGACGACGAGCTCGCGGAGCTCCTGAAGGTCGACGGGCGCGACGAGCACCCGCTGTGCCTGGTGGCCGTCGGCCCGTGAGCGGAAAGGTAGACCGGTATGTCCACTGACGTGACGGCGGTCGCGGGAGGGAACGCCGCGGTCCTCGAGAGGCTGGAGCGCCACGCCCCCGGCCTGTGGCACCCTCGGGTCGCGTTCGTGCGCGGCGAAGGCGCGCTGCTCTACGACGCCGACGGCAGGGAGTACATCGACTGCCTGGCCGGCATCGGCGTCGCCAGCGTCGGCCACGGCAACCAGAGGCTGGCCGCGGCAGTCGCGGAGCAGGCGGCCCGCCTGATCGTCTGCCCCCAGAACCTCGGCAGCGACGTGCGCGCGCGCTTCCTCGAAGAGCTGTTCACGTTCCTGCGCCCGCCCCTCGAGCGCGTCTTCCTGTCGAACTCCGGCGCCGAGGCCAACGAGGCGGCGCTGAAGTGGGCGCGCGTCGCCACGGGCCGCTCGCGCTTCGTGGCCATGAGGCGCGGCTTCTCCGGCCGCACGTTGGGCGTGCTGCCCCTCACCTGGGAGCCCAAGTACCGCGAGCCGTTCGAGCGCGGCGAGCCCACCGTGACGTTCGTGACGCTCGGCGACGAGGACGAGCTGGCGGCGGCGGTCACCGAGGAGACGGCCGCCGTGGTCATCGAGCCCATCCAGGGCGAGAGCGGCATCCGGCCCGCGCCGGAGTCGTACCTGCGCCTGGCCCGCGAGCTGACCAGGGAGCGCGGCGCCCTCCTCGTGCTCGACGAGATCCAGAGCGGTGTCGGCCGCACCGGCACGTTCCTCGCCTCCGAGCCGTCCGGCGTGGAGCCCGACGTCGTCACGCTGGCCAAGGGCCTGGCCGGCGGCGTGCCGATCGGCGCGACGGTCATGACCGCCGCGGTGGCGGCGGCCATGCCGCCCGGCGGGCACGGCACGACCTTCGGCGGCAACCCGCTGTCGGCCGCGGCGGGCCTGGCCGTCCTCGAGGAGATCAGGGAGCGCGACCTCATGGGCCGCGCCTCCCGGCTGGGCGAGAGGCTGATGGCGGGCCTGCGCGCCCTCGGCGACCCCAGGGTCGTCGAGGTCCGCGGGCGCGGGCTGATGGTGGGGATGGAGCTCCGCACGCCGGTGGCGCCGCTGGTGTCGGCGCTCCTCGAGGCCGGGGTCGTCACGACGTCGGGCGGCAGCCACACCCTGCGCTTCCTGCCGCCGCTGGTGATCGAGGAGGCGCAGGTCGACGAGGTCGTGGCCCGCGTCGGCTGGGCGCTCGCGGGGCTGTCGTGAGGAACTCCTGAGCGGCCCGTGAAGGCGCCTGGTTAGGATGGCCGCGATGGGCCAGGTCGAAGCCCTCGCGCTCGAGCTCCTCGAGTACAAGGTGGAGGAGTACGTCGCCAAGCGGAGCGTCCGCGGGGGCGTCAAGACGATGTGGGACCTGCTCGAGCTCGTCACCCGCGAGCGCGAGCGCCTCACCTCGGAGCAGCGCGCGCGCCTCGACCAGGTGACGGCGGCGCTGCAGGCGGCGGGCGGCGCCAAGGACCCGGGGCCAGGCAGGGCGCTGGACATCGACACGCTCTTCCTGGGCACCGAGCCGGACGTGGAGCTCGCCGAGGACGAGGCGCCGGCCCGGCCGCCGGACACGCCCGAGGAGCGCGAGGAGCACGCGGTGCTGCAGCGCCTGGCGCGGCGGGTGTGGTGGGACGAGCTCGACGGCTTCGTGCAGCAGCTCGCGGCCAGCTGGCGCTCCCAGCGCGACCGCTACGCCGCCCGCATCGCCTACGCCACCCTGCAGAACCTCAAGCGCAACGTCCTCAGGGAGGCGTTCGTCCGCGACTCCAGCCTGCGCGGCTTCAAGGTCGTCGAGCCGATCCCGTCGCTGGCCGACCCGCTCGTCTCGCTCTCCGACGTCGACTCCCTGGCCGAGATCGCCCGCGACCTCATCAACCTGATCATGACGATCGGCAAGGAGGGCGGCCCGCTCCCCGAGGTCGCCGTGCCCGAGTCGCAGGCGCTGCAGTACGTCAGGCAGGCGGCGCTGGCCGTGGCGGCCGACCCCTACGCCGGGCGCAACTCGCCGATCGACCCGCGCCTGCCGAGCAGCCGCCAGCTGCGCCTGGCGATACAGGAGCTGAACAGGGAGATGCTGCCCGAGGAGCAGAAGGCCGTGCAGCGCCGCGAGCTCGAGAGGCGCCTGGGCGAGGCGCTGGCGATGGAGCGGAACGAGCGCATGATGTTCCACCGCGACGCGGCCATGCTCCAGGACGTCGTCCACACGTTCTTCGAGCGCCTGGCCGACTACCTGCCGACCTCCGTGGGCGGGCGCGCCAGCGGGCCGCAGCTCGGCGGCGGCGTGCTCTTCGGCGTGAACCCGGCGCTGCGCGTCGAGCACATCAGCCCGGCGACGACGGAGATCACCGTGCGCCTGGTGGGCCCGGTGCGCCTGTCGATGGGCGGCCACGACTTCGCGTTCTCCGGCGCGGGCGCCTCGCGCGTGCTGTTCGTCGACGACCAGGAGGTGAGCCTCACCGGCGCCTCCGTCGTGCAGCTCGGCCGCGAGCGCCTCGCGGTCTTCCGCGAGGGCGATTACGTCCACCTGCGCCTGCGCGACGAGGGGCGCAGCCTGGCGCTGCGCCTCGCCGAGGCGCTCGTGGTCCTCCACGTGCTGACGAGCCCCAGGCGCGAGGACCTGCTCACCGTCGCGAAGGTCATCGCCAACACGGTCAGGGGGGAGCCCCAGGAGCTCGTCGTGCAGGCCCTCAACCGTGCCAACCACATCTCGTCGCGCGCCCCCGACAGGCGCCAGGCGCTCACGGGGCTGCTGCGGGGCGCGGCGCGCGCCACGGGCGTCGACCTCGACAACGCCACGGTCGCGGCGCTCGTCGACAAGATCATGGACGCCGTGACGCTCGACCCCGGCGACGTCGAGGGGGCGCTGGAGCGGGCCCAGGCCGACGAGCAGTCGTTCCACTCGCTCACGGGAGAGCCGCTCACCGTGGAGCTGGCGGGGCAGAAGATCACGGTGCGCCAGTACCGCGGGCGGACCCGCGGCTCCCAGGAGAGCCTCGTGGCGATGCTGCCAGGGCAGGTGCTGGGGTCGTTCACCGACTACCTGATCGCGCCCCTCGGCGCGGGTACCCTGCTCTTCGTCCGCGGCGACACCGACCTGGCCGTCCTCCACCTGGCCAAGGCGAGGCTCTTCTCGACGGCCGTCTGAGCGTCGCGGCGGAGGGGAGACGCCCCATGCCGCAGGCCATGACAGACGAAGAGGTGCGCGAGGCCCTGGCGGGGCTGCCCGGCTGGAGCGCCGGCGCGGCGGCCCTGACCAAGGAGCTCTCGTTCGACGGCTTCTCCGCGGCCTTCGCGTTCCTGACGCGCGTGGCCCTGCTCGCCGAGAAGCGGGGCCACCACCCCGACTTCCACTGCTCCTACTCCCGCGTGAGGCTCGAGCTGCGCAGCCACGACGCCGGCGGGGTCACGGCGCGCGACCTCGAGCTGGCCCGGGCGATCGAGGCCCTGCTGCCTTCTCCGGCGAGGCCCGGCGAGGCCTAGGGCGCTCCGCCAGGGTCGTCGCCGGGTTCGCCCGGCTCGTCGGGTCCGTCCGGCTCGTCGGGCTCGTCGGGTCCTTCGGGCTGGTCGGGTCCCTCCGGCCCGCCCGGCTGCTCGGGCTCGGGCTCTCCCTGCGGCTCGGGACCCGCGCCCTCCCGGGCGCCGCCTCCCTCCTCGTCCGGCGACGGGGCGCCGGCGGGCGCGGTGAAGCGGTACGACCGCCTCAGGACCGCGACGTCGTCGTCGTCGACGTCGCCGTCGCCGTCGAGGTCCCCGCGCACGTTGACGCCGGCCTGGCCGTAGGCCGCCGCCAGCTCGAGCAGGTCGCCGAAGCCGACGACCCCGTCGCGGTCGAGGTCGGCGGGGTCGAAGGACGTCAGCGCCGCCAGCTCGGCCAGCTCGGCCTCGCCGGGCAGCGCCGCCGGGTCGGTCAACGCCATCGCCATCACGCCGCTGGGCGTGGGCGGCAGGCCGAGGAGGGCGCCCACCTCGTGCCGCAGCGCGGCGGCCAGGAGCTCGTGCTCCTCCGGGCGCACCAGCACGCGGACCTCGCGCCCCTCGGCGAGCGTGAGGGTGAGCACGGCCGGGCCGAACAGGGCCGGGTCCCCGTAGGCGAAGGCGTGGTCGGCGTCGGGGCTCCGCGACACCTCCACGGTGTCCGGCGCGAGCTCCTCCCAGGCCGCGGCGGCCGCCGCGAGCCTGTCGGACAGCAGCAGCGGGCCCCCCGCGTCGTCGACCGCGTACGCGGCCTCCACCCGTGCCGCGGGCGCCGGCGGGGCCGGCTCGGCCTCGGACGCCTCGCCGACCTCCTCTTCGGGCGGCGCGGGCTCGGCCCCGCCCTCCTCGCCGGGCGGCGCGGGCTCGGCCCCGCCCTCCTCCCCGGGCGGCGCGGGCCGTCCGCCTTCCTCTCCAGGCGGCGCGTCGGGCCCGTCGCCGCCGGGCTCGCCCGCGGGCGGAGCCGCGTCAGCCGGCGGCGGGGCCTCGCCGGCCAGGGCCCGGCGCACGACCTCGAGCACGGACTCCACCGCCGTGGGGCCTTCCGCGCGCACGAGGGCGCCGGCGGGGTCGAGCCCCAGGAAGCGCCCCTGGGCGTCGACGAGGCCCGCCCCGTCCTCGCGCCACAGGCCCTGGGCGAAGCCGACGACCGGCGACGCCAGGCCCGCCGCGGCGTGTAGCGCCACGAGTACCTCGTCGCCGGGGCGCCAGGCCGGGCTGCCCGGCACGATCAGGCGCCTGCCCTCCGCCTCGCCGCCCAGGACCTCGATCACGACCTCCTCGCGCGGCGCCTCGTCCTCGCCGGCCTCCGGGTCGTCGGTGAGCCACTCGCGCACCTCGAGCGTCACGACGGTCCACACCCCCGCGTCGTCGGCGCGGGTCGTCACGTCGGCGACCCTGGCCGTGAGCACGGCGTCGGCGAGGTCGAGGACCTCGTAGGGCGTCAGGGCCACGTACGTGGTGGCGAGCGCGGTGCCGGGCGTGCCCAGGAGCAGCGCCAGGGCGCCGAGGAGCGCGCCGCGGGCCCGTGCGCCCCTGACGCGCGCACCGCGGAGGCTCGTACGACCGCTCCACGAGGCGAGCACCCGCGTGGTCCGTCCCCTGCGCGGCCTCACAGGAGGCCCTCGCCCTCGCCCGGCTCCGCGGGCTGCCGGGGCCGCGGCGTGCCGCCCTCGGTGAGCTCGGCCGTCTCCCTGACGAGGCCGCCGCCGCGGCGGGAGGCGAACTCGGTGATGCTCGTGAGCCTGAGCACGGCGGGGGGCGCCAGCGGCACGAGCTCGAAGCGGAACAGCTCCGCCTCGCCCGAGACGGTCCCGCCGAGCGCCGCCAGGTCGACCTGCAGGCGTCCCGGGCCGACATCGGTGAAC of Trueperaceae bacterium contains these proteins:
- a CDS encoding thioesterase family protein, whose amino-acid sequence is MTTTNPPTDEAAALRTGPRDTVTVVRARFAESDQMGVVHHSVYPVWFEAGRVEWMRERGLSYREMEASGLSLAVSRLEVVYRSAVRFDDEVAVVSTMVDARSRRVAFDYRLHRLPGGELVATGRTEHVPTDRSGRAVRMPDRWLASLARAA
- a CDS encoding SagB/ThcOx family dehydrogenase produces the protein MSSRKPRSIGAEFQSQTKFRRGQLPAARGRVAPAFKVYANPKEIAKLPQPHLKGGTGVWTAMSSARGEAEGGRIKDAQLSQLLWAAAGFTMGGERVPASAQGVSSVEVYVLALQVRNLLAGVYHYDPREHSLAHLSVGDPLPALAEALLTDVDLTAQAALLCFTGVPDRHRAADGGRSYRYLYLDAGAAAQSVALAAGAMGLATRLLTDFYDDELAELLKVDGRDEHPLCLVAVGP
- a CDS encoding aminotransferase class III-fold pyridoxal phosphate-dependent enzyme: MSTDVTAVAGGNAAVLERLERHAPGLWHPRVAFVRGEGALLYDADGREYIDCLAGIGVASVGHGNQRLAAAVAEQAARLIVCPQNLGSDVRARFLEELFTFLRPPLERVFLSNSGAEANEAALKWARVATGRSRFVAMRRGFSGRTLGVLPLTWEPKYREPFERGEPTVTFVTLGDEDELAAAVTEETAAVVIEPIQGESGIRPAPESYLRLARELTRERGALLVLDEIQSGVGRTGTFLASEPSGVEPDVVTLAKGLAGGVPIGATVMTAAVAAAMPPGGHGTTFGGNPLSAAAGLAVLEEIRERDLMGRASRLGERLMAGLRALGDPRVVEVRGRGLMVGMELRTPVAPLVSALLEAGVVTTSGGSHTLRFLPPLVIEEAQVDEVVARVGWALAGLS
- a CDS encoding 4a-hydroxytetrahydrobiopterin dehydratase, yielding MPQAMTDEEVREALAGLPGWSAGAAALTKELSFDGFSAAFAFLTRVALLAEKRGHHPDFHCSYSRVRLELRSHDAGGVTARDLELARAIEALLPSPARPGEA